The proteins below are encoded in one region of Engystomops pustulosus chromosome 8, aEngPut4.maternal, whole genome shotgun sequence:
- the LOC140076222 gene encoding hemoglobin subunit alpha-5-like, which produces MTFSEAEKAAITSIAAKIAGHSHDIGAEALERLFVSFPQTKTYFSHFDLSHNSKDLHNHGGKIVNAIGNAAQHVDDLDHALSSLSDLHAQKLRVDPGNFRLLSHSIQVTLAVHFPNDFTAVAQAAWDKFLAAVSSVLVSKYR; this is translated from the exons ATGACTTTCTCTGAAGCTGAGAAGGCTGCCATCACCTCCATCGCGGCCAAGATTGCTGGCCATTCTCATGACATTGGAGCAGAGGCTCTGGAAAG GCTCTTCGTGAGCTTCCCTCAGACCAAAACCTACTTCAGCCACTTCGACCTCAGCCATAACTCCAAGGATCTCCATAACCATGGTGGAAAGATTGTGAATGCTATTGGTAACGCTGCCCAGCACGTGGATGACCTTGATCATGCTCTGTCTAGCCTCAGTGACCTGCATGCCCAGAAGCTCAGGGTTGACCCTGGAAACTTCAGA CTGCTGTCCCACTCCATCCAGGTGACTCTGGCCGTCCACTTCCCTAATGACTTCACCGCTGTGGCTCAGGCTGCCTGGGACAAGTTCCTGGCTGCTGTGTCCTCCGTCCTGGTGTCCAAGTACAGATAA
- the LOC140076223 gene encoding hemoglobin subunit alpha-3-like has protein sequence MTFSDAEKAAIVSILGKVSGNVNALGAEALERMLLGFPQTKTYFNHFNLSHGSTDLQTHGGKVLGALVEAGKHLDNLEGSLSKLSDLHAYNLRVDPGNFSLLSHCILVTLASHLPADFDASTHAAFDKFIAVVSHHLTSKYR, from the exons ATGACTTTCTCTGATGCTGAGAAGGCGGCCATTGTGTCCATCTTGGGCAAAGTCTCCGGAAATGTCAACGCTCTTGGTGCTGAAGCTTTGGAAAG GATGTTACTGGGATTCCCCCAGACCAAGACTTACTTCAACCACTTCAACCTGAGCCATGGCTCCACTGATCTCCAGACACATGGAGGAAAGGTCCTGGGTGCTCTTGTAGAGGCTGGCAAACATCTGGACAACTTGGAGGGATCCCTGTCCAAACTGAGTGACCTGCATGCATACAACCTGAGGGTGGACCCAGGAAACTTCAGT CTGCTGTCTCACTGCATCCTGGTCACCTTGGCATCTCACCTGCCTGCTGACTTCGATGCCAGCACCCATGCTGCTTTTGACAAGTTCATTGCAGTAGTGTCTCACCATCTCACCTCCAAATACAGATAA